The proteins below come from a single Rhodococcus sp. WMMA185 genomic window:
- a CDS encoding dienelactone hydrolase family protein, protein MGQYVDVTKQSGESFAAYLSLPARGSGPGLVLLQEIFGINDYMRDMADRYAEEGYVVMVPDLFWRSGPRLELGYDQQGFERGLALRDELEDDLVVEDIGDTVRALRARGDHVGGVGAIGYCLGGLLAYLSALHLEIDCAVSYYGVGVQDHLDEAGLLKVPMVFHLAELDRYCPDAARVAIRAAFEGNELVRIYDYSGVDHAFATHGRDVYDPLAAGLAYSRTLAVLRETIGPRYDLSALWDSHTYYEFEARDVPGTMSTMVDEPYVNHIPTMTGGVGRKDVARFYAHHFIPGIPADTKTIPISRTVGADRVVDEMLFCFTHDREIEWMLPGVAPTGRYVEIPLVAVVTLRGDKLHNEHIYWDQASLLVQIGLLDPEGLPVTGATQAHKLMDESLPSNELMPGWPASETKPVT, encoded by the coding sequence ATGGGTCAGTACGTGGATGTAACCAAGCAGTCCGGCGAGTCGTTCGCTGCCTACCTGTCTCTACCCGCGCGGGGCTCGGGACCGGGGCTGGTGCTACTCCAGGAGATCTTCGGGATCAACGACTATATGCGCGACATGGCCGATCGGTACGCCGAAGAGGGGTACGTGGTGATGGTGCCCGATCTGTTCTGGCGCTCCGGTCCGCGGCTCGAATTGGGCTACGACCAGCAGGGATTCGAGCGTGGCCTGGCACTTCGGGACGAGCTGGAGGACGATCTCGTCGTGGAGGACATCGGTGATACGGTGCGTGCCCTCCGCGCCCGCGGTGACCACGTCGGCGGCGTGGGAGCCATCGGATACTGCCTCGGCGGATTACTCGCGTACTTGTCGGCCCTGCATCTGGAGATCGACTGCGCAGTAAGCTATTACGGTGTAGGGGTTCAAGATCACCTGGACGAGGCGGGCCTGCTGAAAGTGCCCATGGTCTTCCACCTCGCCGAACTCGACAGGTACTGCCCCGACGCCGCTCGCGTTGCTATCCGGGCGGCCTTCGAAGGCAACGAGTTGGTCCGAATCTACGACTATTCCGGTGTGGATCATGCATTCGCCACCCACGGTCGGGACGTGTACGACCCTCTTGCGGCGGGGTTGGCCTATTCACGGACGCTCGCGGTCCTGCGGGAGACGATAGGTCCGCGTTACGACCTCTCGGCGCTGTGGGACAGTCACACGTACTACGAGTTCGAGGCCCGCGATGTGCCCGGAACGATGTCGACCATGGTCGACGAACCCTACGTCAACCACATTCCGACGATGACTGGCGGCGTTGGCCGGAAAGATGTCGCCCGCTTCTATGCGCATCACTTCATCCCCGGCATACCCGCTGACACCAAGACCATCCCGATTTCTCGTACGGTCGGCGCCGACCGGGTCGTCGACGAGATGCTCTTCTGCTTCACCCACGACCGCGAGATCGAGTGGATGCTGCCGGGCGTTGCGCCGACCGGACGTTACGTCGAAATTCCACTGGTCGCCGTGGTGACATTGCGCGGCGACAAGTTGCACAACGAGCACATCTACTGGGATCAGGCCAGCCTTCTGGTACAGATCGGCCTACTCGATCCCGAGGGTCTTCCGGTCACCGGCGCCACGCAGGCGCACAAGTTGATGGACGAGTCGCTGCCATCGAACGAACTCATGCCGGGTTGGCCCGCCAGCGAAACGAAGCCCGTCACCTAG
- a CDS encoding nitrate reductase subunit alpha, whose translation MNIPHTGSPLEEALLKGGRFFTRGTFSDDLRTLTREGGREGDVFYRNRWSHDKVVRSTHGVNCTGSCSWKIYVKDGIITWETQETDYPSVGPDRPEYEPRGCPRGAAFSWYTYSPTRVRYPYARGVLVEMYREAKDRLGDPVDAWADIQSDPERRRRYQQARGKGGLVRVTWAEATEMIAAAHVHTIKEYGPDRVAGFSPIPAMSMVSFAAGSRFIELLGGVMTSFYDWYADLPVASPQVFGDQTDVPESGDWWDASYLMMWGSNVPVTRTPDAHWMAEVRYRGTKVVSVSPDYADNTKFADEWMPCAAGTDGAMAMAMGHVILSEFFVERREPFFVDYVRQFTDLPFLVTLENRDGRVVPGKNLTAADLGESSENAAFKPVLVDGATDEIVAPGGSLGFRFGDKGVGKWNLDLGGIVPALTVAGEGGETALLHLPRFDTPSGHGELLVRGVPVRRVGKFRVCTVFDLMLAQYGVARPGLAGEWPSGFDDASAPYTPAWQESITGVSAAQVVRIAREFAQNSVDSGGRSMIIMGAGICQWFHGDATYRAVLSLLLLTGAMGRNGGGWAHYVGQEKVRPITGWTALAMGTDWSRPARQMPGTSYWYTHTDQWRYDGYRADALSSPTGRGHFRDRHTMDVMASAVAMGWTPFYPQFDRSSLQLADEAAAQGKEVIGYVAEQLGSGGLKLAVTDPDNPRNWPRVLSVWRSNLMGSSSKGNEYFLRHLLGTDSNLQSEQAGEDLRPHDVSWTDEVPEGKLDMLMSIDFRMTSTTLLSDVVLPAATWYEKSDLSSTDMHPYINAFSPAIDPPWETRSDFDAFAAIARSFSALAKDHLGVRRDVVLGALQHDTPGAMAYPGGVEHDWRTAGQVPVPGKTMGPLAVVERDYPATAEKWAALGPLVETAGLTTKGVTTFPDQEVTELAAKHGVMSSGAAAGRPALDTPEKMCDTLLALSGASNGRLAVEGFEQLENRTGRPLAHLAEGSEERRITYADTQSRPVPVISSPEWSGSETGGRRYAPFTMNIEELVPFHTLTGRMHFFLDHGWIEELGEQLPIYRPPLDLTRLFGESTIGTSRAGIGLTVRYLTPHSKWSIHSEYQDNLFMLSLSRGGPTMWMSPNDAAKIDVRDNDWIEAVNRNGVVVARAVVSHRMPDGVVYVYHAQERTIDVPLTEKTGKRGGIHNSLTRVLIKPTHLAGGYAQLSFAFNYLGPTGNQRDEVTVVRRRSQEVSY comes from the coding sequence ATGAACATCCCGCACACCGGTAGCCCACTGGAAGAGGCACTCCTGAAAGGAGGGCGGTTCTTCACGCGGGGAACGTTCTCCGACGATCTGCGCACCCTCACGCGGGAGGGCGGGCGCGAGGGTGATGTCTTCTACCGGAATCGATGGAGCCACGACAAGGTAGTGCGGTCAACGCACGGTGTGAACTGCACCGGATCGTGTTCGTGGAAGATCTACGTCAAGGACGGAATCATTACCTGGGAGACCCAGGAAACCGACTATCCGTCGGTGGGGCCCGACCGTCCCGAGTACGAACCCCGCGGTTGTCCGCGCGGCGCGGCGTTCTCCTGGTACACGTACTCGCCGACGCGGGTTCGGTATCCGTACGCGCGCGGGGTTCTCGTCGAGATGTACCGGGAGGCGAAGGACCGGCTCGGTGACCCTGTGGACGCTTGGGCCGACATCCAGTCCGACCCCGAGCGTCGGCGCAGGTACCAGCAGGCCCGCGGTAAGGGCGGACTGGTACGGGTGACGTGGGCCGAAGCGACCGAGATGATCGCCGCCGCGCACGTCCACACGATCAAGGAGTACGGACCCGACCGCGTCGCCGGGTTCTCGCCGATCCCCGCTATGTCGATGGTGTCGTTCGCCGCCGGGTCTCGGTTCATCGAACTGCTCGGCGGTGTCATGACCTCGTTCTACGACTGGTACGCCGACCTGCCGGTCGCATCGCCGCAGGTGTTCGGCGATCAGACCGACGTCCCCGAGTCCGGTGACTGGTGGGACGCGTCGTACCTGATGATGTGGGGTTCCAACGTTCCAGTCACCCGTACTCCGGATGCCCACTGGATGGCGGAGGTGCGCTACCGCGGGACAAAGGTCGTGTCGGTCAGCCCCGACTACGCGGACAACACCAAGTTCGCCGACGAATGGATGCCGTGTGCAGCGGGCACGGACGGCGCGATGGCGATGGCTATGGGTCACGTGATCCTCTCGGAGTTTTTCGTGGAGAGGCGGGAACCGTTCTTCGTCGACTACGTGCGGCAGTTCACCGATCTGCCGTTTCTCGTCACGCTGGAGAATCGGGACGGCCGGGTGGTGCCGGGGAAGAATCTCACCGCGGCCGACCTCGGCGAATCTTCCGAGAATGCGGCGTTCAAACCGGTGCTGGTGGACGGCGCGACCGATGAGATTGTGGCACCTGGCGGATCCCTCGGATTCCGATTCGGCGACAAGGGTGTGGGGAAGTGGAACCTCGATCTCGGCGGTATCGTCCCTGCGCTGACGGTGGCTGGAGAGGGTGGTGAGACGGCGCTGCTGCATCTGCCGCGTTTCGACACACCCAGCGGGCATGGCGAATTGCTGGTGCGCGGCGTTCCGGTGCGGCGGGTGGGCAAGTTCCGGGTCTGCACGGTGTTCGATCTGATGCTCGCGCAATACGGTGTCGCTCGGCCGGGGCTTGCGGGTGAATGGCCCTCGGGCTTCGACGACGCGAGCGCACCGTACACGCCGGCGTGGCAAGAGTCGATCACCGGCGTCAGCGCCGCACAGGTGGTTCGCATTGCCCGAGAGTTCGCGCAGAATTCCGTGGATTCCGGTGGGCGCTCGATGATCATCATGGGAGCCGGGATCTGCCAGTGGTTCCACGGTGACGCGACGTACCGGGCGGTGCTCAGCCTGCTCTTGCTGACCGGTGCGATGGGCCGCAACGGCGGTGGCTGGGCGCACTATGTCGGTCAGGAGAAGGTGCGTCCGATCACCGGGTGGACGGCCCTGGCCATGGGAACCGACTGGTCTCGGCCCGCGAGACAGATGCCGGGCACCTCTTACTGGTACACGCACACCGACCAGTGGCGCTACGACGGATACCGGGCGGACGCCCTCTCGAGCCCCACCGGACGCGGACACTTTCGAGATCGGCACACCATGGACGTGATGGCGTCGGCGGTGGCGATGGGGTGGACGCCCTTCTACCCTCAGTTCGACCGCTCGAGTCTTCAGTTGGCCGACGAGGCAGCCGCGCAGGGAAAAGAGGTGATCGGCTATGTTGCCGAGCAACTCGGTAGCGGGGGCCTGAAGCTTGCGGTCACCGACCCCGACAACCCGCGGAACTGGCCACGGGTGTTGTCCGTGTGGCGATCGAATCTGATGGGTTCGTCGAGCAAGGGTAACGAGTACTTCCTGCGGCACCTGCTGGGAACGGACTCGAATCTGCAGTCCGAGCAAGCAGGTGAGGATCTGCGACCCCACGACGTGTCATGGACCGATGAGGTGCCCGAGGGAAAACTCGACATGCTGATGTCGATCGATTTCCGGATGACGTCGACGACCCTGTTGTCGGACGTGGTCCTGCCGGCCGCGACATGGTACGAGAAGTCCGACCTGTCGAGCACCGATATGCACCCGTACATCAATGCGTTCTCGCCGGCGATCGATCCGCCATGGGAGACGCGGTCGGATTTCGATGCATTCGCCGCGATTGCGCGATCCTTCTCCGCACTGGCGAAGGACCACCTCGGTGTTCGACGTGATGTCGTGCTTGGTGCATTGCAACACGACACACCGGGCGCGATGGCCTACCCCGGTGGCGTCGAACATGATTGGAGAACGGCAGGTCAGGTTCCCGTCCCAGGCAAGACGATGGGACCATTGGCGGTCGTCGAGCGGGACTACCCGGCGACAGCTGAGAAATGGGCTGCTCTGGGACCTCTGGTGGAGACTGCGGGCCTGACAACCAAGGGGGTGACCACGTTCCCCGATCAGGAGGTTACGGAACTCGCCGCCAAACACGGAGTCATGAGTTCGGGGGCGGCCGCCGGTAGGCCGGCCCTGGACACGCCGGAGAAGATGTGTGACACCCTGCTCGCCCTGTCGGGTGCCTCCAACGGCAGGTTGGCGGTCGAGGGTTTCGAGCAACTCGAGAATCGAACCGGAAGACCCCTGGCGCACTTGGCTGAAGGCAGCGAGGAACGTCGAATCACCTATGCGGACACACAGTCCCGTCCGGTGCCGGTGATCAGTAGCCCGGAATGGTCCGGCAGCGAGACCGGCGGCCGCCGATACGCCCCGTTCACGATGAACATCGAGGAACTCGTGCCTTTCCACACGCTCACTGGGCGAATGCACTTCTTCCTCGACCATGGCTGGATCGAGGAACTGGGGGAGCAGCTGCCGATCTACCGTCCGCCGCTCGACCTCACCAGGCTGTTCGGAGAGTCCACCATCGGGACGAGTCGGGCAGGCATCGGGCTGACAGTCCGCTATCTGACGCCGCATTCGAAATGGTCGATCCACTCCGAGTATCAGGACAACCTGTTCATGTTGTCGCTCTCACGCGGAGGTCCGACCATGTGGATGAGCCCGAACGACGCCGCGAAGATCGATGTGCGGGACAATGATTGGATCGAGGCGGTGAACCGCAACGGCGTCGTCGTCGCCCGTGCTGTCGTATCGCACCGGATGCCCGACGGCGTGGTGTACGTCTATCACGCGCAGGAGCGCACGATCGACGTGCCCCTCACCGAGAAGACGGGCAAGCGCGGTGGCATCCACAACTCCCTGACCAGGGTGCTGATCAAGCCGACGCACCTGGCCGGTGGATACGCCCAATTGTCTTTTGCCTTCAACTATCTCGGTCCCACCGGGAATCAACGGGACGAGGTGACCGTCGTTCGGCGTCGATCACAGGAGGTGTCCTACTGA
- the narH gene encoding nitrate reductase subunit beta: MRVMAQLAMVMNLDKCIGCHTCSVTCKQAWTNRAGTEYVWFNNVETRPGQGYPRTYEDQTKWNGGWVRGKNGNLRLRDGGRLKKLSRIFSNPKMPSIDDYYEPWTYDYENLTNAPLGDSMPVAPPRSVISGKPMKVKWSANWDDDLGGSPEILAGDPILEQVGEKVKLQLEETFMFYLPRICEHCLNPSCVASCPSGAMYKRSEDGIVLVDQDRCRGWRMCVSGCPYKKVYFNHKTGKAEKCTFCYPRIEVGLPTVCAETCVGRLRYIGLVFYDVDKVLAAASAERDTDLYPAQLDALLDPHDPDVIAGARAEGIAEDWIDGAARSPIHALIKEYRVALPLHPEYRTMPMVWYVPPLSPVVDAVSRGGHDGEDVGNLFGALDSLRIPVEYLAGLFTAGDTDVVDGVLRRLAAMRSYMRDINLGREPQAHIPQAVGMTEEEIYRMYRLLALAKYEERYVIPTAYATDGHRLEETATECALDFEGGPGMHESGPFGEASGGPVPVAVETFHALRERQTTDAISAGASDPSRVNLLNWDGKGTPTGMFPQRRDRP; encoded by the coding sequence ATGCGGGTCATGGCGCAACTTGCGATGGTGATGAATCTCGACAAGTGCATCGGCTGCCACACCTGTTCGGTGACGTGCAAACAGGCGTGGACCAACCGCGCCGGAACCGAGTACGTGTGGTTCAACAACGTGGAAACGCGACCGGGGCAGGGCTATCCGCGTACCTACGAAGATCAGACGAAGTGGAACGGAGGTTGGGTACGGGGCAAGAATGGCAATCTGCGCCTGCGCGACGGTGGACGGCTGAAGAAGCTCTCTCGGATCTTCTCCAACCCCAAGATGCCTTCGATCGACGACTACTACGAGCCGTGGACCTACGACTACGAGAACCTGACGAACGCACCACTGGGTGACAGCATGCCGGTGGCGCCGCCGCGCAGCGTGATCAGTGGGAAGCCGATGAAGGTGAAGTGGTCGGCCAACTGGGACGACGACCTGGGAGGCTCGCCCGAGATCCTGGCCGGCGATCCCATCCTCGAGCAGGTCGGCGAGAAGGTGAAGCTTCAGCTCGAAGAGACGTTCATGTTCTACCTACCCCGCATCTGCGAGCACTGTCTCAATCCGTCGTGCGTGGCGTCGTGCCCGTCGGGGGCGATGTACAAGCGGTCCGAAGACGGGATCGTGCTCGTCGACCAGGACAGATGTCGCGGCTGGCGAATGTGCGTCTCGGGGTGTCCCTACAAGAAGGTGTACTTCAACCACAAGACAGGCAAGGCGGAGAAGTGCACGTTCTGCTACCCGCGCATCGAGGTGGGACTGCCGACCGTATGCGCAGAGACGTGTGTCGGGCGACTGCGCTACATCGGGCTGGTCTTCTACGACGTGGACAAGGTGCTCGCTGCGGCATCGGCGGAGAGGGACACCGATCTCTACCCGGCGCAACTCGACGCCCTGCTCGATCCCCACGATCCCGATGTCATCGCCGGAGCGCGCGCGGAAGGTATTGCCGAGGACTGGATCGACGGCGCTGCGCGTTCGCCCATCCACGCCCTGATCAAGGAATACCGGGTGGCTCTTCCCCTGCATCCGGAGTACCGGACGATGCCCATGGTCTGGTACGTACCACCGCTCTCGCCGGTCGTCGACGCCGTGAGCCGGGGCGGCCATGACGGGGAGGACGTAGGCAACCTGTTCGGCGCCCTCGATTCGTTGCGAATCCCAGTGGAGTACTTGGCAGGGTTGTTCACCGCGGGCGACACCGATGTGGTGGACGGGGTGCTGCGCCGTCTCGCCGCGATGCGCTCGTACATGCGCGACATCAACCTCGGTCGGGAACCGCAGGCGCACATCCCGCAGGCCGTGGGGATGACAGAGGAAGAGATCTACCGAATGTACCGACTGCTGGCACTGGCGAAATACGAAGAGCGGTACGTGATCCCCACCGCATACGCCACGGATGGGCACCGCCTCGAGGAGACGGCCACCGAGTGTGCTCTCGACTTCGAGGGCGGGCCCGGCATGCACGAGTCGGGGCCCTTCGGCGAAGCCAGCGGTGGCCCAGTTCCGGTCGCCGTCGAGACCTTCCACGCCCTGCGCGAAAGGCAGACCACCGACGCGATATCGGCCGGTGCCAGCGACCCGTCCCGGGTGAACCTGCTGAACTGGGATGGCAAGGGAACACCCACCGGAATGTTTCCCCAGCGGAGGGATCGACCGTGA
- the narJ gene encoding nitrate reductase molybdenum cofactor assembly chaperone has product MLPGILSPARSSHRRLGRGNDRLVWHAAALLLAYPDGDQEKRLEIVADILGHLPPEAATLLGETHRFLEETEIYSAAAQYVETFDLRRRTTLYLTYWTAGDTRNRGREILAFADVYRSSGAEPPADELADHLAVVLDFAAIVDAVAGEALLRRYRAPLELLHSALAESRSAYAGVLAAVCSTLPTATAKDVARARHLAAEGPPAEAVGLGPFTLSVPPRREGMT; this is encoded by the coding sequence ATCCTTCCCGGAATCTTGTCACCTGCGCGTTCAAGCCACCGCCGCCTGGGTCGGGGGAACGATCGGCTGGTCTGGCACGCGGCCGCGCTGCTGTTGGCCTACCCGGACGGGGACCAGGAGAAGCGCCTCGAGATCGTCGCCGACATCCTCGGGCATCTACCACCCGAGGCTGCGACTCTGCTCGGCGAGACGCACCGATTCCTGGAGGAGACGGAGATCTACAGCGCGGCAGCCCAGTACGTCGAAACCTTCGATCTGCGGCGGCGTACGACGCTGTATCTGACGTACTGGACCGCCGGCGATACCCGCAACCGGGGACGCGAGATCCTGGCCTTCGCCGATGTGTATCGCTCGTCCGGTGCCGAACCCCCGGCGGACGAGTTGGCTGATCATCTTGCAGTGGTGCTCGACTTCGCTGCAATCGTGGATGCGGTTGCCGGCGAGGCGCTGCTGAGGCGGTACCGGGCTCCCCTCGAACTGCTGCACTCGGCTCTCGCCGAATCACGCTCGGCATACGCGGGCGTCTTGGCCGCTGTGTGCTCCACGTTGCCCACTGCTACCGCCAAGGATGTAGCGCGGGCCCGGCACCTCGCCGCCGAAGGCCCGCCCGCCGAGGCCGTAGGGCTCGGGCCCTTCACACTGTCGGTTCCGCCCCGCCGAGAAGGAATGACCTGA
- the narI gene encoding respiratory nitrate reductase subunit gamma, translating into MSAGELFWNVVPYVTLAIFAIGTWWRYRYDKFGWTTRSSQLYEHRLLRIGSPLFHFGILVVIVGHVIGLVIPQSWTDAVGISEEAYHFQALVLGAIAGVATLVGALLLVYRRRTRGPVFTATTWNDKLMYAVLLSAIIAGLTTTLLGAGVVGEVSNYRETVSPWFRSIWILQPRGDLMAQAPLAFHIHVGIALVLFALWPFTRLVHAFSAPVAYLFRPYIVYRSRAVAREGEVVGSSPRRRGW; encoded by the coding sequence ATGTCCGCAGGTGAATTGTTCTGGAACGTAGTTCCGTATGTAACTCTGGCGATCTTCGCTATCGGCACGTGGTGGCGGTATCGGTACGACAAATTCGGCTGGACCACCCGCTCTTCCCAACTCTACGAACATCGGTTGCTGCGCATCGGCAGCCCGCTCTTCCACTTCGGCATCCTCGTCGTGATCGTCGGACACGTCATCGGACTCGTGATTCCGCAGTCGTGGACGGACGCCGTCGGGATAAGCGAGGAGGCCTATCACTTCCAGGCGCTGGTGCTCGGCGCCATCGCGGGTGTCGCGACGCTCGTGGGGGCGCTTCTGCTGGTGTATCGGCGGCGCACCCGTGGCCCAGTGTTCACCGCCACCACCTGGAATGACAAGCTGATGTACGCGGTACTGCTGTCCGCGATCATCGCGGGATTGACGACCACACTCCTCGGGGCAGGTGTCGTCGGCGAGGTGAGCAACTACCGCGAGACGGTGTCGCCGTGGTTCAGGTCGATCTGGATACTGCAGCCGCGCGGCGATCTCATGGCCCAGGCGCCACTGGCGTTCCATATTCACGTCGGGATAGCTCTGGTCCTGTTCGCGCTGTGGCCGTTCACGCGCCTGGTGCATGCGTTCAGCGCACCGGTGGCCTATCTGTTTCGGCCCTACATCGTCTATCGAAGCCGCGCAGTGGCTCGCGAGGGCGAGGTTGTCGGGTCGTCTCCGCGCAGGCGAGGGTGGTGA
- a CDS encoding tellurite resistance/C4-dicarboxylate transporter family protein, which translates to MKSPVAPTLEIIPPAAGAAAMSTGIVSVALHLTGFEVLSRLWFLVGILIWSVLVLVFVSRLAKNASRWVHEADTPPALTGVAATSVLGTRCVLFGWEPVGAAALVIAAIAWVVLMPAVVRHWTTPTVGAHFLLCVATQGLAVLGSALATGTSMHWLGVPALGMFVLGLGFYVIVITRFSFDQLRVGAGDQWVFAGALAISALAAGKLAGSADVLGWPTSLHRSLQIAGVVLIGLDLACYALLVASEVRWPRLHYDVRRWSTAFPMGMTSAASLTVAASSSAWVAPVGSVLVWPAVVLCLILLVATWRQLRVAAKT; encoded by the coding sequence GTGAAATCGCCCGTTGCCCCCACCCTCGAGATCATCCCACCAGCCGCCGGGGCTGCAGCGATGTCCACCGGCATCGTGTCGGTGGCTTTGCATCTGACCGGATTCGAGGTCTTGTCTCGGCTGTGGTTCCTCGTCGGCATTCTCATCTGGTCGGTACTCGTCCTGGTCTTCGTGTCACGACTAGCGAAGAACGCCTCCCGCTGGGTACACGAGGCGGACACCCCACCGGCGCTGACGGGTGTAGCGGCGACGAGCGTCCTCGGCACCCGGTGTGTGCTGTTCGGGTGGGAACCGGTCGGAGCGGCAGCTCTGGTAATCGCAGCAATCGCGTGGGTCGTGTTGATGCCGGCGGTGGTGCGGCACTGGACCACGCCAACTGTCGGGGCACATTTCCTGCTGTGCGTTGCCACCCAGGGGCTCGCCGTGCTCGGATCAGCCCTGGCCACCGGAACGAGCATGCATTGGCTCGGCGTTCCAGCGTTGGGGATGTTCGTGCTCGGTCTCGGCTTCTATGTGATCGTGATCACCCGCTTCTCGTTCGATCAGTTGCGGGTCGGTGCAGGTGACCAGTGGGTGTTCGCCGGGGCGTTGGCCATCAGCGCTCTGGCTGCAGGCAAACTTGCCGGAAGCGCAGATGTGCTGGGCTGGCCTACCTCACTACACCGATCGCTGCAGATCGCCGGCGTCGTGCTTATCGGGCTCGACCTGGCCTGCTATGCACTACTGGTGGCATCTGAGGTGCGCTGGCCGCGGCTTCACTACGACGTTCGGCGGTGGTCGACAGCGTTCCCGATGGGAATGACATCGGCGGCATCGCTCACTGTGGCGGCCTCATCGTCGGCATGGGTCGCGCCTGTCGGCTCGGTGTTGGTATGGCCGGCAGTCGTGCTGTGCCTAATCTTGTTGGTGGCAACCTGGAGGCAGCTGCGTGTTGCAGCCAAGACCTGA
- a CDS encoding pyridoxamine 5'-phosphate oxidase family protein has product MTTSANDSPGDPVTVLTAEESWDLLGTEQLGRLVVSAAGRVDVFPVNYVTHAGKILFRTAQGTKLVEITINREVAFEADHVGPESGWSVVVHGMARQLQTSQEIAAAEELPLHSWVPTPKYDYVEITPTEISGRQLLFGPDPVR; this is encoded by the coding sequence ATGACCACATCCGCGAACGACAGTCCGGGCGACCCCGTCACCGTACTCACGGCCGAGGAGAGCTGGGATCTTCTCGGCACCGAACAGTTGGGCCGGCTGGTTGTCAGCGCCGCTGGCCGCGTCGACGTATTCCCTGTCAACTATGTGACGCACGCAGGCAAGATCCTCTTCCGCACAGCCCAGGGCACCAAGCTCGTCGAGATCACCATCAACCGTGAGGTTGCATTCGAAGCCGACCACGTGGGCCCGGAATCCGGTTGGAGTGTTGTCGTGCACGGGATGGCTCGGCAACTCCAGACGTCCCAGGAGATCGCTGCGGCAGAAGAACTACCGTTGCACTCGTGGGTTCCGACTCCCAAATACGACTACGTGGAGATCACGCCCACCGAGATCAGTGGCCGACAACTACTCTTCGGACCCGATCCCGTTCGCTGA
- a CDS encoding cupin domain-containing protein: MTEQSTPTGTTGDHSYSDAPVAGMWSHRDLRTVAPIDPARPRSHRALVAEGARVVIFAFDAGQELREHSAAFPILLQALSGHLRVTADDQTIDLQPGGLVHMTTRLRHAVIAMEPSTLMLTMLDPNAR; the protein is encoded by the coding sequence ATGACCGAACAGTCGACGCCGACAGGCACCACCGGCGATCACAGCTACTCCGACGCACCCGTGGCAGGGATGTGGTCGCACCGCGACCTGCGCACCGTCGCCCCGATCGACCCGGCCAGACCGCGCTCGCATCGTGCACTCGTCGCCGAGGGCGCCCGGGTGGTGATCTTCGCTTTCGACGCCGGCCAGGAGTTGCGCGAGCACTCCGCCGCCTTCCCGATTCTGCTGCAGGCACTGTCGGGGCACCTCCGTGTGACCGCGGACGATCAGACCATCGATCTACAACCAGGCGGCCTGGTGCACATGACGACACGACTTCGCCACGCCGTCATCGCCATGGAACCCTCGACGCTGATGCTGACCATGCTGGATCCGAACGCCCGATGA
- a CDS encoding helix-turn-helix transcriptional regulator: MQPGKTAAIRSEGGLGDGRSGRSPGRRDEVLAVLRAASGPLSIAEIARLLGVHPNTVRFHLDVLIDAGQVEQLPVAPTGRGRPPFRFRYRSGMDPCGPRNYLLLAEILTEDLAVRRGGRTRAMEAGREWGRGLLGSLAATEVAATDAVDALSELLAELGFAPEQRTANGELRVGLRNCPFLDLVKTRSQIVCSLHLGLMQGAMSALGSPVAVTRLDPFAEPDLCLAHLAPATADAAREVPSDAQEKEDSR, encoded by the coding sequence GTGCAACCTGGGAAAACTGCCGCGATTCGAAGCGAAGGCGGACTTGGTGACGGCCGATCAGGGCGCTCGCCCGGCCGCCGCGACGAGGTCCTCGCGGTTCTGCGAGCCGCTTCAGGACCGTTGAGCATCGCCGAGATCGCGAGACTGCTCGGGGTGCATCCGAATACGGTTCGGTTCCATCTCGACGTGTTGATCGACGCCGGACAGGTCGAACAGTTGCCCGTCGCACCGACTGGTAGGGGACGTCCGCCGTTTCGATTCCGATATCGGTCGGGAATGGACCCTTGCGGGCCACGAAATTACTTGCTGCTAGCCGAAATCCTGACCGAAGATCTCGCCGTGCGCCGCGGCGGCCGTACCCGGGCGATGGAGGCAGGGCGGGAGTGGGGTCGCGGACTCCTCGGTTCACTGGCCGCGACGGAGGTCGCCGCCACCGACGCGGTCGACGCGTTGTCCGAACTTCTCGCCGAACTCGGATTTGCGCCCGAACAACGAACCGCGAACGGCGAGCTGAGAGTCGGTCTGCGGAACTGCCCGTTCCTCGACCTCGTGAAGACTCGCTCCCAGATCGTGTGCTCCCTGCATCTCGGGCTCATGCAAGGTGCGATGTCGGCTCTCGGATCACCGGTCGCTGTCACGCGGCTCGATCCGTTCGCCGAACCGGATCTCTGCCTCGCGCATCTGGCTCCTGCCACGGCTGACGCGGCCCGTGAGGTCCCGTCCGACGCTCAGGAGAAGGAGGATTCACGATGA